One Mangrovimonas cancribranchiae DNA segment encodes these proteins:
- a CDS encoding peptidyl-prolyl cis-trans isomerase, with the protein MLLVTLSACNFFKKTEESTPVARVNDTYLYKEDIEKLLSDNLSKEDSTVLVNNYINRWATQQLLVEGAKRNLSEQQVQAFEDLTVKYKNDLFSNAYLEALVDKNIDTTVTLSEAQSYYEDNKSVFNLNEDLIKFRYIHIDENAINLEAIKEKFKRFNTSDKKHLDSISIQFKSYSLKDSVWIKLDQVVDKVPVITIENKPQLLKKSNFIQLKDSLGLYLMHVNDVLTRNSTAPLEYVKPTIDQIVINKRKLELIKELEKDITKDATKNKNFEIYN; encoded by the coding sequence TTGCTTTTAGTTACATTAAGTGCTTGTAATTTCTTTAAAAAAACAGAGGAAAGCACGCCGGTAGCTAGAGTAAACGATACTTATTTGTATAAAGAAGATATAGAAAAGTTATTGTCAGACAATTTATCTAAAGAAGATAGCACTGTTTTAGTAAACAATTATATTAACCGTTGGGCCACACAGCAACTTTTGGTAGAAGGCGCAAAACGCAATTTATCCGAGCAGCAAGTTCAAGCGTTTGAAGATTTAACAGTAAAATATAAAAACGATTTGTTTTCTAATGCTTATTTAGAGGCTTTAGTAGATAAAAATATAGACACAACAGTAACGCTTTCTGAAGCACAATCGTATTATGAGGATAATAAATCGGTATTTAATTTAAACGAAGATTTAATTAAATTCCGTTACATTCATATAGACGAAAATGCTATAAATCTAGAAGCTATTAAAGAAAAATTTAAGCGTTTTAATACAAGCGATAAAAAGCATTTAGATTCGATATCTATTCAATTTAAATCTTACTCGTTAAAAGACTCAGTATGGATTAAGTTAGATCAAGTTGTGGATAAAGTTCCTGTAATAACCATCGAAAATAAACCGCAACTGTTAAAAAAATCTAATTTTATACAACTTAAAGACTCATTAGGTTTATATTTGATGCATGTAAACGATGTGCTTACACGTAACAGTACAGCACCGCTAGAATACGTAAAACCTACAATAGATCAAATTGTTATAAACAAAAGAAAGTTAGAGCTTATTAAAGAGCTGGAGAAAGATATTACTAAAGATGCAACAAAAAATAAAAACTTTGAAATTTACAATTAA